From the Oleiphilus messinensis genome, one window contains:
- a CDS encoding YfiR family protein — MTQKYKAHSYLTTQNLFSVFGQKRVGATLTVLCRLMLCVLFISSLYSPVQADDAADRRIRTGLKLFRALMAADQNITQKKIEGKLPVVILYASDLEEGISAATAFLKLGKGDAKGKIRGIPLDIKLQGEYSRIEAMATKPAAVFLAEPLPGEAMDELVKVCIKYRILLFSPFQGDVDRGAMGGLVIETRVRPYVNLDTLTAAGIQIKSFFLKVAKTHGK; from the coding sequence ATGACTCAGAAGTATAAGGCGCATTCGTACTTAACAACTCAGAATCTGTTTTCAGTATTCGGGCAAAAGCGCGTTGGTGCAACATTGACAGTGCTTTGTCGTTTAATGTTGTGTGTACTGTTCATTTCTTCTCTCTATTCCCCCGTACAAGCAGATGATGCAGCGGACCGTAGAATACGAACCGGGCTTAAATTGTTTCGCGCTTTAATGGCTGCAGACCAAAATATCACCCAAAAAAAAATCGAAGGGAAATTGCCGGTTGTGATTCTTTATGCCAGTGATCTGGAAGAAGGAATCTCTGCTGCGACAGCGTTCCTGAAACTGGGTAAGGGAGATGCCAAAGGTAAAATTCGGGGTATTCCTCTGGATATCAAATTGCAGGGAGAATATTCACGCATTGAAGCCATGGCGACGAAGCCTGCGGCGGTCTTTCTCGCAGAGCCGCTACCCGGCGAAGCGATGGATGAGCTGGTGAAAGTCTGTATCAAATACCGAATTTTATTATTTTCCCCTTTCCAGGGGGATGTCGACCGTGGTGCGATGGGAGGGCTGGTGATTGAAACCCGGGTACGCCCTTACGTAAATCTCGACACCTTGACTGCTGCGGGCATTCAGATTAAATCCTTTTTCCTCAAGGTGGCGAAAACCCATGGTAAATAA
- a CDS encoding AraC family transcriptional regulator has product MDTLSQIFKDIHLNGGDYYVSELRSPWAYHSHTRGGAGFFIVLEGKAYIQAPDGSTILLCAGELILFPRGGLITVLDNPETPIESAKRLDTVQLNDHSRILNIGDGGDLTLMVVGQFQYDPVLAQPLIAALPDRLELKLRENRRFSWLELGIEFVMQEIRKGEPGEYAIINRLLDILFIRMIKDFINTIPEDSDNWLRGLIDPVLSKALAVIHASPEHNWKVEQLAEISGVSRSVFSSRFSDVIGKPPLQYITQHRMRLACQLLTTTDKSLQPVAQLVGYSSEAAFSQAFKRELGIAPSDYRAQAIASNRSDLPAI; this is encoded by the coding sequence ATGGATACATTGAGTCAAATATTTAAGGACATTCATTTAAATGGTGGCGATTATTACGTCAGTGAGTTGCGTTCACCCTGGGCTTACCATTCACACACCCGTGGCGGGGCTGGTTTTTTCATCGTTCTGGAGGGGAAAGCTTATATCCAGGCCCCCGACGGAAGTACCATATTGTTATGTGCAGGTGAGCTGATTCTTTTCCCGAGAGGTGGATTGATCACGGTGTTGGACAACCCTGAGACACCGATAGAATCTGCGAAACGACTGGATACTGTGCAGTTAAATGATCACTCTCGAATTCTAAATATCGGGGATGGTGGGGATTTAACCTTAATGGTCGTGGGGCAATTTCAATATGACCCTGTGCTTGCCCAACCCTTGATTGCCGCATTACCGGATCGACTTGAACTGAAATTGCGTGAAAATCGGCGCTTCAGCTGGCTGGAACTTGGCATCGAATTCGTGATGCAAGAGATCAGGAAAGGGGAGCCCGGCGAATATGCTATTATCAATCGGCTTTTGGATATCCTGTTTATCCGAATGATCAAAGACTTTATCAATACAATTCCCGAAGACAGTGACAATTGGTTAAGAGGTCTGATCGATCCTGTACTTTCCAAAGCGTTAGCGGTGATTCATGCCAGTCCCGAGCACAATTGGAAAGTGGAGCAACTGGCGGAAATTTCGGGCGTTTCAAGATCGGTGTTTTCCTCCCGTTTTTCCGATGTAATCGGCAAGCCGCCCTTGCAATACATTACTCAGCATAGAATGCGCCTGGCGTGTCAATTATTGACAACGACCGACAAGTCCTTGCAGCCAGTTGCCCAGCTTGTTGGCTATTCCTCCGAGGCGGCGTTCAGTCAGGCCTTTAAGCGAGAGTTAGGGATTGCTCCGTCAGACTACCGAGCACAGGCAATAGCAAGTAATCGGAGTGATTTGCCGGCGATCTAG
- a CDS encoding putative solute-binding protein, whose amino-acid sequence MKSLKKIITALGATALLANQAHAEAIDRKFCIFDPIGHNGPLFNVMKSSKPTALKWGVNFELSAYTDEKIAAEDFKAAQCDAVLLTGTRAREFNKFTGSLEALGAIPGDQEMQMILQTLNQPKAAKLLTNGNYEVAGILPAGAVYLFLRDRNVNTVDKLQGKKIATLDYDPASLTMVRHIGASVVGASSANFAGKFNNGSVDAAYAPAIAYTPLELYKGVAQDGGVFDYKLAQMNFQIIIHHDRFPEGFGQKVREYASGQYDEAYKLVATAESEIKAEHWMHPAKEHVSGYDNMLREVRISLRDEGVYDANALRLMRKVRCKTNPKNAECVDKRE is encoded by the coding sequence ATGAAATCCTTAAAAAAAATAATCACAGCACTGGGTGCCACTGCACTCCTGGCAAACCAAGCACATGCCGAGGCAATTGACCGAAAGTTTTGCATATTTGACCCGATAGGCCATAACGGGCCTTTGTTTAATGTCATGAAGTCTTCTAAACCAACTGCATTGAAATGGGGTGTCAATTTTGAATTGTCAGCCTACACCGATGAAAAAATTGCAGCAGAAGATTTTAAAGCAGCACAATGTGATGCGGTACTCCTCACGGGTACACGTGCACGGGAGTTTAACAAATTCACAGGCTCACTTGAGGCACTCGGAGCCATTCCTGGCGACCAGGAAATGCAAATGATATTGCAAACATTGAATCAGCCCAAAGCCGCCAAGCTACTCACCAATGGCAATTATGAAGTCGCAGGTATCCTACCCGCAGGTGCTGTTTATCTATTTTTAAGAGATCGAAACGTAAACACCGTGGACAAGCTGCAAGGCAAAAAAATCGCCACACTGGACTATGACCCGGCTTCATTAACAATGGTTCGTCACATTGGTGCCTCAGTAGTGGGTGCCAGCTCCGCAAATTTTGCAGGTAAATTCAACAACGGCAGTGTTGATGCGGCCTACGCTCCCGCAATTGCCTACACCCCACTTGAACTCTACAAAGGTGTTGCTCAGGATGGCGGCGTTTTCGATTACAAACTTGCACAGATGAACTTTCAGATTATCATTCATCATGACCGATTCCCGGAAGGTTTCGGTCAAAAAGTTCGTGAATATGCCTCTGGGCAATACGACGAAGCGTATAAACTCGTTGCCACAGCGGAATCTGAAATTAAAGCCGAGCATTGGATGCACCCAGCCAAAGAACACGTATCAGGCTATGACAACATGCTACGGGAAGTTCGAATCAGCTTGCGTGACGAGGGTGTTTATGATGCCAATGCCCTACGTTTGATGCGCAAAGTTCGCTGTAAAACCAACCCGAAAAATGCAGAGTGCGTAGATAAACGCGAGTGA
- a CDS encoding DUF5610 domain-containing protein — protein MQSIQSMFGQYESVLRRSGDSPLGHGQDKTSHGNRSELSDDNVSRGHGYGHRHHGPDHEGFRHNGRQVFNTAISYQFSASFTSVAFSSSSVSGARLPEPAESEFTFEPPSPADVANNVLKFVERRLSSEAESGASQERLSDLLSQAREGIEKGFAEARDQLESMGLMDEKLGAEIDDSYNRIADGLNDLEGRFTGSSGAPDTGNSPVTPAEENNEQTVKSEREPEVSRAGNATRYSAGYEKFVGFNESLSLDVKTQDGDTVRIYFNEMGASFKSAGIYANSEGQGGFQQSALMSASQYQFSVEGELDEGELEALNALFSDVDELAGMFFGGDLEQAFDAALELGFDGEELAGFSLNLTQTQVSSVALYESVGGGRNPEFEPLGQVVSGVRDALNHAQAFASPRELVKDLFDDVFAASLKSQFTELDLLQQESKDKSADPFAKMVHQLIDFL, from the coding sequence ATGCAATCCATTCAGTCAATGTTCGGACAGTACGAATCGGTACTTCGCCGATCGGGGGATTCCCCGCTGGGTCATGGGCAGGACAAAACAAGCCATGGAAATCGTAGTGAACTGTCAGATGACAACGTTTCCCGAGGGCATGGTTATGGCCACCGCCACCATGGACCAGACCATGAAGGTTTCCGCCATAATGGCCGGCAAGTCTTTAATACCGCAATTTCTTATCAATTTTCTGCATCGTTCACGTCCGTTGCTTTTAGTAGTAGTTCGGTGAGCGGTGCGCGCTTACCGGAGCCTGCTGAGTCTGAGTTTACGTTTGAGCCACCTTCTCCTGCAGATGTTGCAAATAACGTGCTTAAGTTTGTTGAACGACGTTTAAGCAGTGAAGCTGAGAGTGGCGCCTCACAAGAGAGGTTGAGTGATTTGTTGAGCCAAGCTCGAGAAGGTATCGAGAAGGGTTTTGCAGAAGCTCGCGATCAGCTTGAGTCGATGGGGTTGATGGATGAAAAGTTGGGGGCGGAGATAGACGACAGCTACAATCGGATTGCAGATGGATTGAATGATTTGGAAGGCCGTTTCACTGGTTCTTCGGGGGCACCTGATACAGGAAATTCGCCAGTTACCCCAGCGGAAGAGAATAACGAGCAGACAGTTAAATCAGAACGTGAACCTGAAGTCAGCCGAGCTGGAAATGCAACCCGTTACTCTGCCGGCTACGAAAAGTTTGTCGGGTTCAATGAAAGCCTGAGCCTGGATGTAAAGACTCAGGACGGTGATACCGTGCGGATTTATTTCAACGAAATGGGGGCATCCTTCAAATCAGCAGGAATTTATGCCAATAGTGAGGGGCAGGGCGGTTTTCAACAGAGTGCCTTGATGTCTGCAAGCCAGTATCAATTTTCGGTTGAAGGTGAGCTGGATGAAGGTGAGCTTGAAGCGCTGAATGCCTTGTTTTCGGATGTTGATGAACTGGCCGGGATGTTTTTCGGAGGAGATCTGGAGCAGGCGTTCGATGCGGCACTGGAGCTCGGTTTTGATGGTGAAGAGCTCGCCGGGTTCTCACTGAATTTGACCCAAACCCAGGTAAGTTCAGTCGCGCTGTACGAGAGTGTGGGTGGCGGGCGAAACCCGGAATTTGAACCACTCGGGCAGGTTGTGAGCGGGGTGCGAGATGCACTAAATCATGCGCAAGCATTTGCTTCACCTCGCGAGTTAGTCAAAGACTTGTTTGATGATGTATTTGCCGCCTCACTCAAGAGTCAGTTTACTGAATTGGATTTATTACAACAGGAATCTAAGGATAAATCTGCAGATCCGTTTGCCAAAATGGTTCATCAGTTGATTGATTTTTTGTAA
- a CDS encoding RDD family protein: MRAPSHTPYPESAEELQSVSLFRRLVAMLYDTLITVALLMVTTGFYKMIQAKILGTEKLKQLTEAGHFDTDPLLSSILFIVMFLFYGYFWTKSGQTLGMQVWHIRIQTREGYPVRWTQALLRFFMAWVSALCFGLGYLWILVDKKKRAWHDHFSLSEVVRIPKRKK, encoded by the coding sequence GTGCGCGCCCCCAGTCACACCCCATACCCAGAATCAGCAGAAGAACTCCAGAGCGTTTCATTATTCCGACGCTTGGTGGCGATGCTCTACGACACATTGATTACCGTTGCATTATTGATGGTCACAACTGGCTTTTATAAAATGATACAGGCCAAGATTCTGGGAACTGAAAAGCTAAAACAGTTGACGGAAGCGGGCCACTTCGACACAGATCCACTGCTGTCTTCCATCTTATTTATTGTTATGTTCCTATTTTATGGTTATTTCTGGACTAAAAGTGGACAAACTCTTGGCATGCAAGTCTGGCATATCCGCATTCAAACCCGGGAAGGTTATCCCGTCCGATGGACACAGGCCCTCCTGCGTTTTTTCATGGCCTGGGTATCAGCACTCTGTTTTGGCTTGGGTTATCTGTGGATACTCGTGGATAAAAAGAAACGCGCCTGGCACGATCACTTCTCGCTGTCCGAAGTGGTCAGAATCCCAAAGCGTAAAAAGTAA
- the lptG gene encoding LPS export ABC transporter permease LptG → MRKLDRYIVNSVASAMLMVLMVVISLDLVFSFIAELEDLRENYQTLQALMYVVTTLPRRIYDYLPLAAFIGSLIGLGMLANSSELVVVRAAGISVTRIVWSAMKPAVAVVVIGLLLGEFIAPYTERIAQSEKAVAIGGEDRVGTSYGIWHREQDTFMYFNAVEPHGVLHGVTLYEFDKENWLERVTYSKRAIYQGDHWLMEDVEHTALSKESTSKVVLKTERWDTRLSPDVLGVLIVKPDNLSITGLYTYARYLLEQGLNANNYLMSFWKKVLRPLTTAALVLVAISFVFGPLRSVTMGFRIFIGILVGLLFKYIQDLLGPSSLVFGFDPIFATLVPIGVCSILGLFLLRRAG, encoded by the coding sequence GTGCGCAAGCTTGACCGTTATATCGTTAACTCCGTCGCCTCTGCCATGTTAATGGTGTTGATGGTGGTGATATCGCTTGATCTGGTGTTCAGCTTCATTGCAGAACTGGAAGATTTACGTGAAAACTATCAAACCTTGCAGGCACTGATGTACGTTGTCACGACTTTGCCTCGGCGCATTTATGATTATCTGCCCTTGGCTGCGTTTATTGGCTCACTTATTGGTCTGGGGATGCTGGCCAATAGCAGTGAGCTTGTTGTTGTGCGAGCTGCAGGTATTTCGGTAACCCGTATTGTGTGGTCAGCGATGAAGCCTGCCGTGGCCGTGGTGGTCATAGGTTTGTTATTGGGCGAATTTATCGCACCCTATACCGAACGGATCGCCCAAAGTGAAAAAGCTGTGGCAATCGGTGGGGAGGATCGTGTTGGTACCTCCTACGGTATCTGGCATCGAGAGCAAGATACTTTTATGTATTTTAATGCAGTTGAACCCCACGGTGTTCTGCATGGTGTCACGCTGTATGAGTTTGACAAGGAAAACTGGCTTGAAAGAGTAACGTATTCCAAGCGGGCAATCTATCAGGGCGATCACTGGCTGATGGAGGATGTGGAACATACGGCACTCAGTAAGGAGTCTACGTCAAAAGTTGTGTTGAAAACTGAGCGTTGGGATACTCGGCTGTCACCGGATGTGTTGGGAGTATTAATTGTTAAACCCGATAATTTATCGATTACCGGGCTTTATACCTATGCACGGTATCTTCTGGAGCAGGGGTTAAATGCTAATAACTATTTGATGTCATTCTGGAAGAAGGTATTGAGGCCGTTAACGACCGCGGCCCTCGTGTTGGTGGCGATATCTTTCGTTTTCGGGCCGCTACGATCTGTTACGATGGGTTTCAGGATATTTATCGGAATATTGGTCGGTTTGTTATTCAAGTATATACAGGACTTGCTCGGACCCTCGAGCCTGGTATTTGGTTTTGATCCCATCTTTGCAACCTTGGTGCCCATTGGAGTGTGCTCGATATTGGGACTTTTTCTTTTGAGGCGAGCGGGTTAA
- the lptF gene encoding LPS export ABC transporter permease LptF, translating into MFILYRYLSRQIVISMLAVSGVLLLIFMSGRFIKYLAQAASGGLSANVLFSIMGYRLPGFLELILPLGLFIGILLAYGRMYLESEMTVLYACGYSQRKLVVHTLTTSLIVAAVVGLLSLYVTPWGMKNVENIFTDQSKLTEFEVLTAGRFQKLRSGQRVTYTEAMSEDKKVLINVFISETTKDGQERAVLVARSGQLEYDEQTGSRFLVLRDGARFQGTPGALDYRIVQFEKYGVRIEDLKADKIKQKDEAISTQELLHSDSPKHKALLHWRISLPLLVPVVTLLAIALSRVNPRQGRFFHLLPAMLIYVLYLGLLIGSRKWIEKEKVPEYIGMWWVHLLFLTVSLYLLFGRDWLKSRKLKRAQA; encoded by the coding sequence TTGTTTATTCTTTATCGCTACCTGTCGCGTCAGATTGTGATCAGCATGCTCGCGGTGTCAGGTGTGTTACTACTGATTTTTATGAGTGGTCGCTTTATTAAGTACCTGGCTCAAGCCGCTTCTGGTGGGCTATCAGCGAATGTTCTGTTCTCAATCATGGGCTACAGATTACCCGGGTTTCTGGAGCTGATTTTACCCCTGGGATTGTTTATCGGTATTTTATTGGCCTACGGCCGAATGTATCTGGAAAGTGAGATGACTGTACTCTATGCCTGCGGATACAGTCAACGGAAATTGGTTGTTCATACCTTGACGACCTCATTAATTGTGGCAGCTGTAGTCGGGTTGCTCAGTTTGTATGTGACCCCCTGGGGTATGAAGAATGTTGAAAATATTTTCACAGATCAGTCCAAGCTCACCGAGTTTGAAGTGCTCACCGCAGGACGCTTTCAGAAGTTAAGGTCAGGGCAGCGAGTGACTTATACCGAGGCGATGAGTGAAGATAAGAAAGTACTGATCAATGTTTTTATCTCGGAAACGACCAAAGATGGTCAGGAACGTGCTGTGCTTGTTGCGCGGTCTGGCCAGCTTGAGTATGACGAACAAACCGGCAGCCGTTTTTTGGTTTTGCGGGATGGGGCCCGGTTTCAGGGTACACCGGGGGCCCTGGATTATCGCATTGTGCAATTCGAAAAGTACGGTGTACGGATCGAAGATTTGAAAGCAGACAAAATAAAACAAAAAGACGAGGCAATCAGCACACAAGAACTTTTGCACTCGGATTCCCCCAAACACAAAGCGCTTTTGCATTGGCGAATATCGCTTCCGCTTCTGGTGCCGGTAGTAACATTATTGGCAATCGCACTTAGCCGGGTAAACCCGAGGCAAGGGCGATTTTTTCACCTATTGCCCGCAATGTTGATATACGTGCTTTATCTTGGGCTATTGATTGGTTCCCGCAAGTGGATTGAAAAAGAAAAAGTGCCTGAGTACATCGGAATGTGGTGGGTTCATTTATTGTTTTTGACCGTCTCTTTGTATTTGTTGTTTGGTCGTGATTGGCTGAAAAGTAGGAAATTGAAACGTGCGCAAGCTTGA
- a CDS encoding leucyl aminopeptidase: MNYKLQGNLKKIQKTDCAVVTVDQSGNLSEFARQIDELTEGKLSATLKLGDMPSQAGNTLLIPIPEDKTVKRILVVATGEDEELNINRYKKCLESIYSAVNAANIKKLTLSLDGFDTLDKSDHWKLKALVESFEAKTYQFNEFKSKEAPPVKLKDITIRCAEDRVDTLDEALQTGIAVSQGVSVAKDLGNLPGNVCTPTYLAKQAKQFAKTNPEFTVTVLDEKEMKNLGMGSLLSVSAGSAEPAKLIIFEYQGGKASAAPHVLVGKGITFDTGGISLKPGEAMDEMKYDMCGAASVFGAMQAISQIKPKLNIVGIVAAAENMPSGTATKPGDIVTTMSGQTVEILNTDAEGRLVLCDALTYAEKFKPASVVDIATLTGACIIALGHHATGLMSNNESLADELLVAGEEAADKAWRLPLWDEYQSQLDSNFADMQNIGGRPAGTITAACFLARFTKKYPWAHLDIAGVAWNSGKNKGATGRPVPLLVSYLLNKLAA, from the coding sequence ATGAATTATAAACTGCAAGGCAATTTAAAAAAAATCCAAAAAACAGATTGTGCGGTTGTCACCGTCGATCAGTCGGGAAACCTGAGTGAGTTCGCCCGTCAAATTGACGAACTTACCGAAGGCAAGCTGAGTGCGACACTGAAATTAGGCGATATGCCATCCCAAGCAGGAAACACGTTATTAATCCCAATCCCTGAAGATAAAACAGTCAAACGAATTCTCGTGGTGGCGACGGGCGAGGATGAAGAGCTCAACATCAATCGATACAAAAAGTGCCTCGAGAGTATTTATTCTGCTGTTAATGCTGCCAATATCAAAAAATTGACCTTGTCTCTGGATGGTTTTGACACGCTGGATAAAAGCGATCACTGGAAATTAAAGGCACTAGTAGAGTCATTTGAAGCTAAAACTTACCAATTCAATGAATTCAAGAGTAAAGAAGCCCCCCCGGTCAAACTGAAGGACATTACCATTCGGTGCGCCGAGGATAGGGTTGACACACTGGATGAAGCACTCCAAACCGGAATTGCAGTCAGCCAGGGTGTAAGCGTAGCAAAAGACCTGGGCAATTTACCCGGCAACGTCTGCACACCAACCTATTTAGCCAAACAAGCAAAGCAGTTCGCGAAGACCAACCCGGAATTCACGGTTACCGTGCTTGATGAAAAAGAAATGAAAAACCTGGGAATGGGGTCCCTTCTCTCGGTAAGCGCGGGAAGTGCAGAGCCTGCAAAGTTGATCATATTTGAATATCAAGGCGGCAAAGCCAGCGCAGCGCCACATGTACTCGTAGGTAAAGGTATTACCTTTGACACCGGCGGTATCAGCCTGAAGCCCGGCGAGGCCATGGATGAGATGAAATACGACATGTGCGGCGCAGCTAGCGTATTCGGTGCCATGCAGGCTATCAGCCAGATCAAACCCAAACTGAATATTGTGGGAATCGTTGCCGCTGCGGAAAACATGCCCAGTGGTACGGCCACCAAACCAGGCGATATCGTAACCACGATGTCAGGACAAACTGTAGAAATACTGAATACCGATGCAGAAGGAAGGCTGGTACTTTGTGACGCCCTGACCTATGCCGAGAAATTCAAACCCGCATCAGTTGTCGACATTGCAACACTAACCGGGGCTTGCATCATCGCTCTTGGACATCATGCCACCGGCTTGATGAGTAACAACGAGTCTCTGGCGGATGAGTTATTGGTGGCAGGAGAGGAAGCGGCAGACAAAGCCTGGCGGTTACCACTGTGGGATGAGTATCAGAGCCAGCTAGATAGTAATTTTGCGGATATGCAAAACATCGGTGGGCGGCCAGCGGGAACCATCACCGCGGCTTGTTTTCTTGCTCGCTTCACCAAAAAATACCCTTGGGCTCACCTGGACATTGCGGGTGTTGCCTGGAACTCTGGAAAAAACAAAGGGGCAACCGGTCGCCCGGTACCATTGTTGGTCAGTTACCTTTTGAACAAGCTTGCGGCCTAA
- a CDS encoding DNA polymerase III subunit chi gives MLERADFYILKSDREIDRYNYVCRLTEMAYTRGMRTHILTDSTAEAEHLDELLWNFKLESFIPHEIAVHSSLITTATTGDTKTQAPVLIYTTALDKTETSGDLVINMSASLPHNIDSYSRLAEIASQSPPVLKQVRSHFRQLKTSGVTINIHDFSSNT, from the coding sequence ATGCTTGAACGAGCCGACTTTTATATACTAAAAAGTGATCGAGAGATTGATCGATACAATTACGTCTGCAGGCTGACTGAAATGGCTTACACACGGGGTATGCGCACTCACATACTTACAGACTCGACAGCGGAGGCAGAGCATCTGGATGAACTACTGTGGAATTTCAAGCTGGAGAGTTTTATCCCCCATGAAATTGCCGTTCATTCAAGTTTAATCACCACAGCTACAACCGGCGATACGAAGACTCAGGCGCCGGTGTTGATCTACACAACAGCGCTGGATAAAACTGAAACGTCAGGGGACCTTGTAATCAATATGTCTGCAAGCCTACCTCATAATATTGATTCATATTCACGGTTGGCTGAAATCGCATCACAGTCTCCTCCGGTATTAAAGCAGGTCCGGAGTCATTTTCGCCAATTGAAAACATCCGGAGTTACAATAAACATACATGATTTCAGCAGTAATACTTAA